In Nitrospiraceae bacterium, the following are encoded in one genomic region:
- a CDS encoding F0F1 ATP synthase subunit epsilon — MAGKILLEVVTPERLLLSQEVEEVIAPGSEGEFGVLPGHCHFLSTLRIGELRYKTQETWHYMSVLWGYAEVTPSKVTVMAEIAEKAEDIDVDRAQQAVEKAEQRLQAGGLPSEVKEAQISLEKARLRKKIAERARKAGHA, encoded by the coding sequence ATGGCGGGAAAGATTCTATTAGAGGTGGTGACACCGGAGCGACTGCTCCTCAGCCAAGAGGTTGAGGAAGTGATCGCGCCTGGCAGCGAAGGCGAATTCGGTGTGCTACCCGGACACTGTCACTTCCTTTCGACTTTACGTATCGGTGAGCTGCGCTATAAGACACAAGAGACCTGGCACTATATGTCGGTGCTCTGGGGATACGCGGAAGTGACGCCGTCGAAGGTCACCGTCATGGCCGAAATTGCCGAAAAGGCTGAGGACATCGACGTCGACCGGGCGCAGCAGGCAGTCGAGAAAGCTGAACAGCGTCTTCAGGCCGGTGGTCTGCCTTCAGAGGTCAAGGAAGCACAGATCAGTTTGGAGAAGGCACGGCTCCGTAAGAAGATTGCCGAACGTGCGCGCAAAGCCGGCCACGCCTAG
- the atpD gene encoding F0F1 ATP synthase subunit beta, which yields MSTGKVIQVIGPVVDVEFAPGQLPNIYNALTVTQAEDKAAGRPAVRITLEVAQHLGENRVRSIAMSSTDGLTRGMDVEDTGAAISVPVGRETLGRLINVLGEPVDEKGPIQSKKKYPIHRPAPRLEDQETKTEVLETGIKVVDLLEPYSKGGKVGLFGGAGVGKTVIIMELINNIALHHGGFSVFAGVGERTREGNDLWHEMQESKVIDPDDFSKSKAALVYGQMNEPPGARLRVALTGLSVAEYFRDEENQDVLLFVDNIFRFTQAGSEVSALLGRMPSAVGYQPNLSTEMGALQERITSTKKGSITSVQAIYVPADDLTDPAPATAFAHLDATTVLSRQLAELGIYPAVDPLDSTSRILDPQVIGEEHYKVARGVQSVLQRYKDLQDIIAILGMDELSEDDKMVVARARKIQRFLSQPFHVAEAFTGAPGKYVKLKDTVRSFKDILEGKYDHLPEQAFYMVGPIEEAVAKAEKMGVKV from the coding sequence ATGAGCACAGGCAAAGTCATCCAGGTTATCGGACCGGTCGTGGACGTGGAGTTTGCTCCCGGCCAACTGCCGAACATCTACAATGCGCTGACCGTGACGCAGGCAGAGGACAAGGCCGCAGGCCGTCCCGCTGTCCGCATTACGCTCGAGGTCGCCCAGCACTTGGGTGAAAACCGCGTCCGCAGCATCGCCATGTCTTCGACGGACGGCTTGACGCGCGGAATGGATGTCGAAGACACCGGCGCCGCGATCTCCGTGCCGGTCGGCCGCGAGACCCTCGGACGACTGATCAACGTGCTTGGCGAACCCGTCGACGAGAAGGGCCCCATCCAGTCGAAGAAAAAGTACCCCATCCACCGACCGGCTCCTCGATTGGAAGATCAGGAGACCAAGACCGAGGTGTTGGAAACGGGCATCAAGGTCGTCGACCTCCTGGAGCCCTACAGCAAAGGTGGAAAAGTCGGTCTCTTCGGAGGTGCCGGCGTCGGCAAGACCGTCATCATCATGGAATTGATCAACAACATCGCCCTGCACCACGGCGGATTTTCGGTGTTCGCCGGGGTCGGCGAACGGACGCGTGAGGGCAACGACCTCTGGCACGAAATGCAGGAGTCGAAAGTCATCGACCCCGATGATTTCAGCAAGTCCAAGGCCGCGCTCGTGTATGGCCAGATGAACGAGCCGCCGGGCGCCCGTCTCCGCGTCGCATTGACCGGTCTGTCCGTCGCCGAGTATTTCCGCGATGAAGAAAACCAGGACGTGCTGCTGTTCGTCGACAACATTTTCCGGTTTACGCAGGCCGGTTCCGAAGTGTCCGCGTTGCTTGGCCGTATGCCTTCGGCTGTAGGTTATCAGCCGAACCTGTCTACGGAGATGGGAGCGCTTCAGGAGCGTATTACCTCGACGAAGAAGGGGTCCATCACGTCGGTACAGGCCATTTATGTGCCGGCCGACGACTTGACCGACCCTGCTCCGGCAACCGCGTTTGCGCACTTGGATGCGACCACGGTCTTGTCACGGCAATTGGCCGAATTGGGTATTTATCCGGCGGTCGATCCCTTGGACTCGACCTCTCGAATTCTCGATCCCCAGGTCATCGGTGAGGAACACTACAAGGTCGCGCGCGGCGTCCAATCCGTGCTGCAGCGCTATAAGGATTTGCAGGATATCATCGCCATTCTCGGTATGGACGAATTGTCCGAAGACGACAAGATGGTGGTGGCCCGCGCGCGCAAGATTCAACGGTTCCTTTCTCAGCCTTTCCACGTCGCTGAAGCATTCACCGGTGCGCCGGGTAAGTACGTGAAGCTCAAGGATACCGTCCGCAGCTTCAAGGACATCCTCGAGGGCAAGTACGACCATCTGCCGGAGCAGGCGTTCTACATGGTCGGCCCGATCGAAGAAGCGGTGGCGAAGGCCGAAAAGATGGGAGTCAAGGTCTAG
- the atpG gene encoding ATP synthase F1 subunit gamma yields MPSLQSLRRKISAFKNTQKITKAMKMVAAAKLKRSQDRILAARPYAHKMRGVLSNLSQRVNRSAHPLLQKREGKKVEVLVVTSDRGLCGGFNGNIIRKSAEFVRQCESRGLQVTLSIVGRKGRDYFRRRTWPIRQEWTGVFDKLSFEHAIDIGGDLTDNFVKGTFDELYVVYNEFKSAIQQRVIVEKLFPIDAAAEFGAEPTVGESSLGGSYLYEPDEAELLNVLVPKHFQVQAFRILLESAAAEHGARMAAMDGATRNAGQLIKKVTLYYNKTRQAAITKELMDIVGGAEALK; encoded by the coding sequence ATGCCAAGCCTACAAAGTCTTCGCCGCAAGATTTCGGCGTTCAAGAACACTCAGAAGATCACCAAGGCCATGAAAATGGTTGCGGCTGCCAAGCTGAAGCGATCGCAAGATCGTATTCTTGCGGCGCGACCCTATGCCCACAAGATGCGCGGCGTCCTGAGTAATCTGAGTCAGCGCGTCAATCGGTCGGCGCACCCGTTGTTGCAAAAGCGGGAAGGCAAAAAAGTCGAAGTCCTCGTGGTGACCAGCGACCGCGGGCTCTGCGGCGGCTTCAACGGCAATATCATCCGCAAGAGCGCCGAATTTGTGCGCCAATGTGAATCGCGCGGCTTGCAGGTCACGCTGAGCATCGTCGGGCGTAAAGGTCGGGACTACTTCCGCCGCCGGACCTGGCCAATCCGACAAGAATGGACCGGAGTCTTTGACAAGCTCAGCTTCGAACATGCCATCGATATCGGTGGGGATCTGACCGACAATTTCGTCAAAGGTACGTTTGACGAGCTGTACGTGGTCTACAACGAGTTCAAGTCGGCGATCCAACAGCGGGTGATCGTGGAGAAGCTGTTCCCGATCGATGCAGCCGCCGAGTTCGGGGCCGAGCCGACTGTGGGAGAATCCTCTCTTGGCGGCAGCTACCTCTACGAGCCAGACGAGGCCGAGTTGCTCAACGTATTGGTGCCGAAGCATTTCCAAGTACAGGCCTTCCGGATTCTGTTGGAATCCGCAGCGGCCGAGCATGGAGCGCGGATGGCCGCCATGGACGGAGCCACGCGGAACGCAGGCCAGCTGATCAAGAAAGTGACGCTCTATTACAACAAGACGCGTCAGGCCGCCATCACCAAGGAACTGATGGACATCGTGGGCGGCGCGGAAGCATTGAAATAG
- the atpA gene encoding F0F1 ATP synthase subunit alpha, with product MQIKAEEISSIIKEKIKGFDKQVDVSQTGSVIQVGDGIAKIYGLDGAMAGEMLEFPGGLYGIALNLEEDNVGAVLMGDDVGIKEGDPVKRTGRIAEIPVGEALVGRVVNAIGQPIDGKGPITSPHSSRIEVVAPGVNTRQSVREPLQTGIKAIDAMIPIGRGQRELIIGDRQTGKTAIAIDTIINQKGLGVFCIYVAIGQKRSTVARVVKTLEENHAMEYSMVVSATASDAAPMQFLAPFAGAAIGEYFRDNGKHALIVYDDLSKHAVAYRQLSLLLRRPPGREAYPGDVFYLHSRLLERAAKLSDKLGGGSLTALPIIETQAGDVSAYIPTNVISITDGQIYLGSDLFYSGIRPAINVGLSVSRVGGSAQIKTMKQVAGTLRLDLAQYREMAAFAQFGSELDKATQMQLARGVRMVELLKQGQYKPMPVADQVLSIYAGVNGFLDDVPVDKVQQFESDFLHYIAQNHQDVRKEITTIGKIDDKVGGKLKDILKTFKQKMGYGAK from the coding sequence ATGCAGATCAAGGCAGAAGAAATCAGCTCTATCATTAAAGAGAAGATCAAGGGCTTCGACAAGCAAGTCGACGTCAGCCAGACCGGCTCGGTCATCCAGGTCGGAGACGGTATTGCCAAGATCTATGGCCTCGACGGTGCTATGGCCGGAGAAATGTTGGAGTTCCCGGGCGGCCTCTACGGTATCGCTCTCAACCTCGAGGAAGACAACGTCGGCGCCGTGTTGATGGGCGACGATGTCGGCATCAAGGAAGGTGACCCCGTCAAGCGGACCGGCCGCATTGCAGAAATTCCAGTGGGTGAAGCCCTGGTGGGACGGGTGGTGAACGCGATCGGTCAGCCGATCGACGGCAAAGGGCCGATCACCTCGCCACATTCTTCGCGTATCGAAGTCGTCGCCCCCGGCGTCAACACTCGTCAATCGGTTCGTGAACCTTTGCAGACGGGAATCAAAGCGATCGACGCAATGATTCCAATCGGCCGCGGTCAGCGCGAGTTGATCATCGGCGACCGTCAAACCGGTAAGACCGCCATTGCCATCGATACCATCATCAATCAAAAGGGCCTCGGCGTGTTTTGTATTTATGTCGCCATCGGCCAGAAACGGTCGACGGTGGCGCGGGTGGTCAAGACCTTGGAAGAGAACCATGCGATGGAATACAGCATGGTCGTGTCCGCGACCGCCAGCGACGCGGCTCCGATGCAGTTCTTAGCTCCGTTCGCCGGTGCCGCGATCGGCGAATACTTCCGCGACAACGGCAAGCATGCTCTGATCGTGTACGACGACTTGTCCAAGCACGCGGTGGCCTATCGCCAGTTGTCGCTGCTGTTGCGCCGTCCTCCCGGACGCGAAGCATATCCCGGTGACGTGTTCTATCTGCACTCTCGCTTGTTGGAGCGTGCCGCAAAACTCAGCGACAAGCTCGGCGGAGGGAGTCTCACGGCGCTTCCCATTATCGAAACGCAAGCCGGCGACGTGTCGGCGTACATTCCGACCAACGTCATTTCCATCACCGACGGACAGATCTATCTCGGCAGCGACCTCTTCTATTCCGGCATCCGTCCGGCGATCAACGTCGGGTTGTCGGTGTCGCGCGTCGGTGGTTCAGCCCAGATCAAGACCATGAAACAGGTGGCCGGTACTCTTCGGCTCGATTTGGCTCAGTATCGTGAAATGGCGGCATTCGCGCAGTTCGGCAGCGAACTCGACAAGGCGACCCAAATGCAGCTCGCCCGCGGCGTTCGCATGGTGGAGCTCCTGAAACAGGGGCAGTATAAGCCGATGCCGGTAGCCGACCAGGTGTTATCGATTTACGCCGGGGTCAACGGATTTCTGGACGATGTGCCGGTCGATAAGGTGCAGCAGTTCGAGTCCGACTTCCTGCATTACATCGCGCAGAACCATCAGGATGTCCGCAAGGAGATCACGACGATCGGCAAGATCGACGATAAGGTGGGCGGCAAGCTCAAGGACATTCTGAAGACCTTCAAGCAAAAAATGGGGTACGGCGCCAAGTAG
- the atpH gene encoding ATP synthase F1 subunit delta — protein sequence MIKIAVARRYAKALFDLLDRQNIEPARLALHGLGDAYSGSAELRHAIASPAFPEESKLSILTAMAERLGCPPVGKTFLDQLVKKNRVGFLPEIADAFSKLVDESKGTEQVVVSSASALPASEQERIKARLRDMLKREVDVTFQSESSHVAGLHIRLGSTVVDSTVRGRLTAMQQLLTKE from the coding sequence GTGATTAAGATAGCCGTCGCACGTCGATACGCCAAAGCCCTGTTCGATCTTTTGGATCGGCAAAACATTGAACCAGCTCGCCTTGCCTTACACGGACTTGGGGATGCTTATAGTGGTTCGGCTGAATTGCGCCACGCCATCGCATCACCCGCGTTCCCCGAAGAAAGCAAGCTGAGCATCCTCACGGCCATGGCCGAGCGTTTGGGTTGCCCGCCAGTGGGCAAGACCTTCCTCGACCAGTTGGTGAAGAAAAACCGTGTCGGATTCCTTCCCGAGATCGCGGATGCCTTCTCGAAGCTGGTAGACGAATCCAAAGGCACGGAACAAGTGGTCGTGTCCTCGGCCAGCGCCCTGCCGGCATCCGAACAGGAACGGATCAAGGCCCGGCTGCGGGACATGTTGAAGCGAGAAGTGGACGTCACCTTTCAGTCTGAGTCTTCCCATGTGGCCGGCCTGCACATTCGGTTGGGTAGCACCGTTGTGGACAGCACGGTCCGGGGACGATTGACCGCTATGCAGCAGTTGTTGACGAAGGAGTAG
- a CDS encoding GNAT family N-acetyltransferase, with protein sequence MAPALKTAHRPIAFSDRTDFDIAQLIQLYRQAPWAKDRAAEQAREMLEKTDVVISAWDGDRLVGFGRVLTDYVYRASIWDVIVDKNYQGRKIGTEIVQRILNHPQLEKVELFWLCTRMPGFYQRLGFSAKEQTGMVWSRKQSGRTE encoded by the coding sequence ATGGCTCCTGCTCTCAAGACCGCTCATCGCCCCATTGCCTTTTCCGATCGGACCGATTTTGACATCGCCCAACTGATCCAACTCTATCGCCAGGCTCCCTGGGCCAAGGACCGCGCGGCCGAGCAGGCACGGGAGATGCTCGAGAAGACTGATGTGGTCATTTCTGCCTGGGACGGGGACCGGCTCGTGGGATTTGGGCGCGTCCTGACCGACTACGTCTACCGGGCCTCAATCTGGGACGTGATCGTCGACAAGAATTACCAGGGACGCAAGATCGGGACGGAGATCGTTCAACGTATCCTCAACCATCCGCAACTCGAGAAGGTCGAATTGTTCTGGCTCTGCACGAGGATGCCGGGCTTCTATCAGCGCTTGGGTTTCAGTGCCAAGGAACAGACCGGCATGGTCTGGTCACGGAAACAATCGGGCCGCACCGAATAA
- a CDS encoding RluA family pseudouridine synthase, translating into MTGTTPEELIVTGGENSKRLDVFLANRDATFSRTALQRLIEDGHVLINGLQVKPSYKIRPGDRITLDVPRPQPLDLRPEAIDFEPLYEDADLLVLNKPAGLVVHPAPGNWTGTLVNALLHHFSQSGETASSVGGKERPGLVHRLDKETSGIMVIAKTDQAHRALAVQFKQHTIARVYEALVWGVPKQGQGLIDLAIGRDSKERKKFSARTAKPKASVTEYHIERRYGKAAAHVRLLPRTGRTHQLRVHLTSLGHPILGDRTYGGQKVMAIGDGTVPRVMLHARTLGFVHPTTGEPHRFDVPCPEDMQRVQRELERLTELGQTKRSVSGKASGAERFTEGGKG; encoded by the coding sequence ATGACGGGAACTACGCCGGAAGAACTCATTGTAACGGGAGGAGAGAACTCGAAGCGGCTGGACGTGTTCTTGGCGAACCGAGATGCGACGTTTTCTCGGACCGCCCTCCAACGCTTGATTGAGGACGGGCACGTTCTCATCAATGGGCTGCAGGTGAAGCCCAGTTACAAAATCCGACCGGGGGACCGCATTACCCTCGATGTGCCGAGACCACAACCGTTGGACCTGCGACCGGAGGCTATCGACTTTGAGCCGCTCTACGAGGACGCGGACCTGTTGGTCCTGAACAAACCGGCCGGTTTGGTGGTGCATCCGGCGCCGGGCAACTGGACCGGGACCCTAGTCAACGCGCTGCTCCACCACTTTTCGCAATCAGGTGAAACGGCCTCGAGCGTGGGAGGAAAGGAACGACCGGGCCTCGTGCATCGATTGGATAAGGAAACGTCCGGCATCATGGTGATTGCCAAGACGGACCAGGCTCATCGTGCACTGGCCGTTCAATTCAAGCAGCACACGATTGCCCGCGTGTATGAAGCGTTGGTGTGGGGAGTACCGAAGCAAGGACAGGGCCTTATCGACCTCGCCATCGGACGGGATTCAAAAGAACGAAAGAAGTTTTCGGCACGGACGGCCAAGCCGAAGGCCTCGGTGACGGAGTATCATATCGAGCGGCGCTATGGAAAGGCGGCGGCTCATGTTCGTCTGTTACCAAGAACGGGGCGTACGCACCAGTTGCGGGTCCACCTGACGTCCTTGGGGCATCCGATCCTCGGAGACCGGACCTACGGTGGACAAAAGGTTATGGCCATTGGAGACGGGACGGTGCCGCGAGTCATGCTCCACGCGAGGACCCTGGGTTTCGTGCATCCGACGACGGGCGAACCCCACCGATTTGACGTGCCGTGTCCGGAGGATATGCAACGGGTGCAGCGAGAGTTGGAGCGCCTCACCGAATTGGGCCAGACGAAACGGTCTGTGAGCGGCAAGGCCTCTGGAGCGGAACGGTTCACTGAAGGCGGAAAAGGATAG